A stretch of DNA from Juglans microcarpa x Juglans regia isolate MS1-56 chromosome 5D, Jm3101_v1.0, whole genome shotgun sequence:
GAGAGCATTGTAAGCCTAGAACacacaaataataatagttagGTTACTTTCCAATAAGCCTAGGAAAGAGTGAATCCATATTAATTTGGTGAGTTCGAGCTCGATAATATTTTGATGCTTCCGTTCAGCTTTATTTGTGCGGGAGtttttgggcatgaagattgaTGGAGAACACCTTTGTttgctagatatatatatatatatatatatatatatatatatatatttaaaaaaattaaacctctTGTATTTCATTATAAACTTCAACCataacaatttttatttctttttagacTATTTACAATGAAGTCAGGGACTTCTTCAATCCAAACCCTTTCTTCACCAAATTGTAAAGTGGCCTTAGTTAAGGTATGAGCTATTATATTCCTATCCCTATAAGAAAACTATATACCCCATTCACATCTGTTTCTAAGAACTTGTTTGATGTCATTAATTAAAGGACCATAACAAGACATATTCTCTTCTTCGCTCTCTACTGCCATGATTATAGCTTTTGCATCACCTTTGAAAATTACCTTTTGAAAATTAAGATCTCTGTAAATCTCCAGTGCCTTCCACAATGCATGACACTCTGCAACATTTGGTTTCTTAACCATATTTCTGTAGTCACAAACTGCCACCAGTGCTTCACCCTCCTCATCTCTAATTATAATCCACATCCCCATTAACCTCTTCTTGACATCCAAAGAAGCATCACAGTTAACCTTCACAAAACTTGCATCTGGTTTCACCCATTTAGACCTGTTAACTTCAGCTCCTACAACCATTACTTCTGGTTTCTACTCTTGTTGTGCTTTCTGAAAATCCTTCAACCCTTCTCTTGCAGATTTCAGCAACATTTTTGGACATGTAAGCCTCTTTTCAAAAACAACCTCATTTCTTCTCAACCATACTTTCCTTAGCCAAACAGCTACTCCTCCAATTGAGCTTTTGTCTGTTTTCCTATCAAACTCTCCAATAAATCTAGAAAATCACTCCATGCTCTCTTCCATTTCTGCACACAACTTTGTTCATCACCCCACATGTCATTGGCTACTGGACACTCCCAAAGAACATGCTTCAGTGCCTCAATTTCTTCTTGGCATATTGGACAGCTAGGGTCCTCAACAATTCTCTTCTTAAATAGCTTGTTTTTCGTAGGTAGCAAGTCATTGCCTGTCTTCCAAATAAACACCTTCACCACCCTTGGCACTTCTAAATCCCAAATGCTCCTCGATCTACCATCCACCTTCACCTCCTTTGAAGACTCACCTTTACAACTTCTATTTCTATCCAACTGCAGAAAATAGGCACTTCTTATTGTAAACACCCATTTATTGGATGGACCCAAATCAACTTGTTTTCTTGATTGCATTTACTGAGTGGTATACTGAAGATTATTTCTACCTCGTCACTATCAAAGATCTTGTTAACCAAATCAGCTTTACATTCCCCTTTCTACCTTATTATGAGCTCTTTGATAGTAATTCAAAGATCTTGTTTGCTAGATATTGAAGAGACATATCATCCTTAATTTGTTCTCCATGATTTATTGTTATAAATAGCGGCTCCTTCATTGTAGCATTCCACTGTCTTAGTTTTTTGTAAATAGCATAGCCGTTACTCATAGCTGTATATTTCCTTTCTATGTAAATAGCGTAGTCATAGCTGTATATTTCCTTTTTTGTCCTTGTACAACTAGTCATACGCTCTTCtgtaaacattatttaaatggaTGTACCAGCCTTGCATAATGTAGGCTATTCtccttacatggtatcaaagctAAGTTCCTGATATATTCACAAAGCCCTTATGTAGTCTGAAATTTACACCTAATCAAAGCAAACTCTACATTGGACCAATCCCACCTTTAGTTTGAGGGGGGAATGAAGAGACATATCATCCTTAATTTGTTCTCCATGATTTATTGCCATCAATAATGGCTCCTTCATTGTAGAATTCCATCGTCTTAGTTTTTCGTAAATAGCATAGCCCGTTACTCATAGCTGTATATTTCCTTTTTCTGTTGTTGTATAGCTAGTCATATGCTCCTCtgtaaacattatttaaatggaTATACCAACCCTGCATAATGTAGGCAATTCTCCTTACAGATATTGCAATAAACACAATCAGCAAACTTGCCTCCTTGATCATTGTAGAACACGGATTTTTTAACCAACTTAACATCCTACATATTTGCAAAAAATGTCAAAACAAGTAGATAGTTCTAGCTAGTGCCATAGAGGGAAGAACCAAGTAAAGTTAGATTAATGATCAACAAATATAGCATAAAAGTGAAATTTCTCTCTAGATAGAATAGGGTTGGACACCATAAATCACAATaggttttataaattataaatggggtttttatttcattattagtAGAAAAATGGAAGTCTCCATGATTCCCCCACGTGATATCTTGAACAAATGGAAGCGATATCTTGATTGGAACTAGAAGACAATAGGCCATCAGAACTAGCATAGGGTTATAAAGTATAAAGGATGATTCCTCAAATCAAGCTGAAGATCACACGAGCAACAATCTTCCAAACAATCAAGGATGTAAcagctagaaaaaaaaaaaaaaaaaagaaaatttgactATGTTTTAAGCTTGTAACCGATAGAAAATATAGCCTTATTTTTAGTCTTCTTTCTTAGGATAGATTTTGCAAATCATGCATATATGTTATACTGATCCATGTATCATTTTGGAGTGTTGTAATACAAttgttttcttgaaaacaaatattctgtGCATACTCAATTCTCATCATAGAGAGTCAAGTATATGATTTAGTTTTTTGATAATATGATTAGTAGCAACTATGTTTGGAGATCATTCGGTATCTTAACTATCAGCATTGGTCACAACACCAAGTTCTTTTGGAATGTTATCCTCATTAAAGGAATGGCTGAAACAATTGAAGCAACCAAGTGTTGTGTGGTTGCGTTAATTATAGAACTAGTTGATATGAAGGCCATCCTTGTCACTTGTGTGTGAGTTAGGGGTGAAAACTGACATCGTCGGCGCGGTTTTTGGGCAAAACTGACGCCGACCGACGTCTGAAAAAACAAAGGAGGCACCGACCGTCCGGTCGATAGAGAGGAGGAAACCGATCGAGGCGGTTCTCGGTCGGCGCCAATTCTCTAGCGGTTCTACTGAGAGAATAATgagagagattgagattgagattgagagagagagagagagcgagagttGCAGAGATTGGATTCGGGAGAAGAATGGGCTGGGGAAGAAGACGACTCATctcgaaacgacgccgttccacttaaacttaagtggaacggcgtcgttgcGATAAgggtatatttaaaaaaaaaaaaagattttattatatcggTCGGTTCAGCGGTTCGGTCCAACTTCAAATCGAGACCGAACCGCTGAACGTCGGTTTCTTCAAATTACCACCGGACGCCGATCGGTTCTCCATTGGTTCCGGCTAGTTCCTGATGCGGCCGGTCGGTTCGCATTGGTGGCGGCCGGTGGCGTCGGTTTCTGTACAGCCCTAGTGTGAATTGTGAGAATAGCAAGATAAGCCACTTTGAGGATGGAATTTGCTATTATTGCTTCCGATTGCTGAATAGGGAATTCCTTGCGTGAAGCCTCATCCTTTGGGGCTAAAAGAATAACCGTTTGACATTTTACCATGGTGATAGTGCTCTGCATAGCTTTCAAGCAAGGTGATCCTTACCAAGGCTATGAGGAGCTACCAAGATTTCCAAATTGCAACAAGGTCATCACAAATTGCTTTGTACTTATGAAGACAAATAGACAATGCATCTGTGTTGCGCCTCAGATTTGAGGTTAGTCATTGCTTGAGAGTAAGACTAGGTTTAGAAGTGCAAGGCTAGTGTTGAGGCCTATGACAATACCTAGCACTTCTTTAGATAAGGTGGCTATATACCCTATTTTGTCCCAATGATCAAGTTTCTGCAATTTAACAAAAATTGGATTTAGCTAAGAACCATAAATATCATCATCAAGGTATTGAGGAGAAGGTCCGATTCCACCAATGATGAAGTTGTAGAGGTCATGACTCTCAAGGATGTTTAGCATTTGGGtcttccaaaaaagaaaattagtagAAGTGACTATTTTGAGAGGGAGCTCTAAGATGAGGTAAATATTAAGGGTAGTGAAGGAAGTTTGTTTGTAACTTCATTGTGTGATTCGTGATACCATAAAGACTTTAAAGTAATTATGTCTCACACTGTGGGAGAGTTGCTACATTGACTTATATAGACATCTAGGCACATTGTTACATGGTAAGttataaaacaagaaataagaAATTACAGCAATTACAAGGATTCCAGCCATAGCTTACAATGGGTGGGTGAATACAAACTTCTATACCACCTCGAATACCCATAGGAATTGCCTCACAGTATCTGTTGTTCCCTAAAACTTGGATATTATGGCAATCAATTTTTAGTTTCCAAACAATGGATATTATGGCAATCACATGGAACTTAGTTATAGTTTAATCAAGCAGCTACCAGAAAGTGTCATTCTTAAATATGGGCCCAGAAATTAGAAAGTCGTTGAAAACAAATAACCTACAACTACagctttttactttttttttttctttttgataagacAATTGCCTACTACTATCACAACATGagcaaaatatttaacataaataTGGACCAAAGCCTCCACTTGCAAGCAAAAAGCTATTAAGAGTAAATAGAAATATTGTACATCTCCTTTAAACTAAAATGATGGACAAtggaaaattaaaatgatggaATTTATACAAAAACTTGTACATCTCCTCTAAAATTAAAAGACATTCAAAAGATGTTAGTCACCACAACCAAGTAAATATAAAAGCGAAAATACCTTACATTAAACCTTTTCAACCTCCAAAAATCACCTCTATGTCAATCACAACAAAACATAGTTAGCATTGCTAATCTTTTGCCAAATAGCATTAAGTTAGACATCCAAACTGTTCCAAAAGAGAATGGAGAAGATCAAATGGAGGAGCTCTTCTCTATGTTTTTTAACCAATTAAAAAACTTGTACATTTCCATGTAAGGTAGTAAAGAAAATAACTTGGGCATTATAGGTATGTCTTTCGGTCCTCTTGTGCctttataaaattaaggaaCTTTATTGATGTATCAAAATTTTAGAATCATCCAAAAACAACATGCATCAAGATTTTCTAGACTAACTACAACAAATTATAACCTTCAAGTTTTAACAACCACAATTTCAAACTCTAAcacatatttgaaaatttgtaattcAACATAATCCAAACACAGTCCTAAAGAAGTTCCCATGATGCTCATCagaaggaaattaaaaaaaagtaagtgaaaTTTACTTCTCAATGTTTTGCATGACAGTCATTCCAATCAATAAACTAATTCCTTTTTGCAAGATTATGAATGGGGAAAAAAGTGAAACAAAATTCATGTAAACATTCAAGATAACCCCGGGCGATTATGTGTGACCCCATTCACCAATGACCTGTGTCAATAGAGCTCGATAAAGTAGTAACCTTatcctaataaaaaaattatcaaaaactaAAAGAACACCAAAGACCTCAATAGTCACACTAAATAAAGCCAATCAATGATTCTACTATAAAGCAAGCCTCAATCAGAGCACACACAAAAATTAAGAATCAAACCATGCTCtacacaaaaatttaaaatctaaaaaccatGATAAAAGTTAATCACACAAACTACAATTTCTTGGAACCAAATATAACATAGAAACCAAGGAACAAAAATcgaatatgagagagagagaaaccaagGAACATACATTGACAAAGAGTGATTTACAGACAATGACATGCTCGTGGTGCAAGGCTTGGGGGCGACGCCAACAGGCTGGGACACAAAATAGGGGAGAGAAGGGAGAGACTAAGAAAGAATAagagagatagaaggagagaaaaagaaaggagcCGATGAGAGAAAGGATGGCCTATGTTATCAACTctctaaaaattcaagaaaacacAACAAGAAGAACAATTTGATCTTCGAGGCATCAGAGCCTCCAAGAATGAAATTCTATTAACTCTCTAAATGAATGTCCTTTACAAGAGTTTCAGCCTTTATACAGTGAAAATTCAGTTAATCTCGTTACAGGGataagggcaaaatggtaaagtAACTACATTAACTGATGACATTATTGACAATACACCATTTTAATGAAACATGTGCTATGTGCCACTAATTTCTGTATTCCTTCATTGCCTCTATCCCAATAACTCTCCTTTATTTCAAGAGCCTTATTTGgttacatagatgagatgagatgaaagttgagtaaaatatttttaattaatattatttttgttttaggatttgaaaaagttaaattatttattgtatttagtgtaagagtttgagaaagttataataattagatgaaatgagttgagataatttgtgtaaccaaacgaggcctaaatgtTTCAGCACCACTGCTCCAACAATGCAACATCACTGCTCGACCAATGTAGCTCTATTCACAGCCATAACAGCTTACCGCGATTCAAGAAATCGGTGTGTTAGAGCACGACGGTGgcataagagagagagagagagagagagagagagagagagagaacgacaaggtgaaatttgaaattgagagAGCGAGGAGCGGATGGGGGAGAcagaaaaagaaacagagagatATGGACCCTGGGACGGGGGGAAAGAAGGAAGGATTTTCCACATTGACCTTTTGTGGCCGTTTATTGTCGTCGCAAATAGTTAACTAGTTGTTGCAAATAATAAAATGCCACAAACCATTTAGTGGCAAATTAATGTTACCATAAAAGATACAAAGATGTTGGAATTAGTTTTTTCTGTTGAGATTATTTACGACGACATATTTTGGTcgcaaaaatttattttagagacGAATTTTTACTCATTAGAAATAAAATGAcgggaatgaaaaaaaattaactttttttaaccaaattaaaATTCTCGCAAAAGAATCACTcgcaaaaatctattttcttgtagtgccatTACAGGACTAGTTATACAAGGATTATATTTATATGTGCGTTGAATTGTGTTTATGAGCTATAGAATCACGATGGATTATAAGTTAGCATACAACTGGGTTCATTAACTTCATGAGATgtgctaatattaatatattgatattttaaaaaggTTAGAATTTTAGTTTTCAAAAGGAAATCCTCcagttttttcatctttttgggtcaaatttttagtttatttaagtttatttatttaaatactctgttttagattttgaaggtcaaatttttatttttaaaattgtaattttttttttctcaagtttaTTGGAAATCCAaggattttttttagagaaagaCAAATATTATTCATACATCATAACAAAGATTGAATACAAGAGGAATTTCCTCTAGCAATATGCTCTCCTCAGCAATCTCAAGAGCATTCTTTGCTAGCGTATGGGCTAGTACATTCAAATGCCTAGGAACATGTCTAGCCAACGAGTGATCCACTTTCCCCATCAAATTCCTTACATCCTTGATAATCATTTCCACTGAGCTCCACTTCTCTATGTTATCAATCTCATTTACCACAGATAAAGCATCTCCCTCAAGAATCACTTGTCGTAGATCTAATTCTTGACATAAGATAGATGCCTTTAGAGCAGCAAAGGCCTCACCCAACTTGGCATCAGGAAATAGACTTCTGGAAGATCTCAAAGTTGTTGTCACCTTACCTTCCCAATCCCTACCTCAATTCCCACCCTGCAATGAATTTTATCTATGGCAACATCCTAGTTGATCTTATAAGTATTAAGTAGAGGTGGGCGTGCCAATGAAGATTTGTAACTGCACTCTCAGTTGCTCTCACAGAAGATTTGCTCACTACATCTTTATATTCCTCACGAGCTTGGTAGGACTTCTTCACCAATTTGCTAGGAGATATGAGCTCTTCTTAAAATACATAGTAATTCCTTCGTTTCCAAATCTGATGAGCTATTACCACCAAGTCCTCATACTCCTCTTTGTTCAAAAGATGCCAACTCTGAAAAAGGAGATCTTTAAAAGTTATATCCTCCACCACACCTTCCTACAATTTCCTTGAATTGAGACCCACACATCTTGAACTGACTTgcaactccataaaacatgtgTTGTAGTTTCTGTATCTGTATTGCATATTGGACACAAAGAGGAGTCAACCACCTTCCTTCTATGCAGATTAAGCTTAGTTGGTAAGGACTCATGACATGCTCTccaaagaaaatttttcatAGCATTGGGAACTTGCAATTTCCATAGCTTGGACCAAATTTCTAATGATATGTTGCTGCTCGAGGTCTGCTCCATTCTTCCCTCTAGTATATCCCCTTGAAGGTGGTAAGCACTTTTGATAGAAAACTTACCATCTGCAGGTATCTCCAAACTAACCTGTCAAGACTGTTACAATGACTGATGGGAATTTTGCAAATGATTTCTGTTTCAGAATCATAGAATAATCTTTGAATCAAAGGAAGGTTCCATTACTTTTATCTGCATCTATCAACTCCTTCACCAAAGCTGGTTCTTCCAACATCCTCATAGGGGACTAAATCTTGTATGTAATTGGCTTGGGGATCCACTTTTCATGCCATATCTAAATTGATTCCCTATTACCTATCTTCCATATCAAACCCTCCCTTAAGATGTATTGAGCTGCCATGAAGCTTTTCCATATAAAAGAGGCATTGCTTCTGGTCTTTACATTTAAGAAAGTACTTGGCCTTTAGAACCCTTGCTGCCAATGACTATGGGGAATGGATCAACCTTCAACCTTGCTTAGCTAAAATGGCCAAATTAAATTTCTTCAAGTCTCAAAATCACAACCCTCTTGCACTTTTAGCCTTTCCCAGCAACTCccatttcattcaatgaatcTTTGATTGGTCTCCCatttgtccccaccaaaacttcTGCATAATGCTATTGATCTCCTTAAGAATAGCCTTTGGAATTTTAAAGATTCTCATGTTGTAATTGGGGATAGCCTGAATTACAGCCTTGAGCAATATCTCATTTCCAGCTTGTGACAACAATTTAACCTTCCAATTCCTGATTCTACTCCTGATCTTGTTCAAGATAGAATTGAAGgctttagatttctttttacCAACGTATGAAGGTAAGCCCAAATAACTCTCATAGGACTTAGAGGCTTGGATCCCTACTGTAGTAAGAATAATATCCTTAACTACTTGTTTGGTGTTGCtaatgaaaaagattgaagattTGTCCAGATTCAACCTCTGACTAGATGCAAGTTCATAAGATTCTAGTAGCCTAAAAAGCCTGCTATACTCCATAGGGTTAGTCCTACAAAACAAAAGACTGTCATCAGcaaaaaataagtaattaatatgCAATGAACCTCAAGCAAAGGGAATCCCTATTATCTGGCTTCTCTTCCCAATAGTACTCAAAATGGAACTCAAAGCTTCTGAGCACATGATAAAGAGATAAGGGATAGAGGATCCTCTTTTCTAAGTCCTCTCGAAGGTAAGAAAGTCTTCTGAGGTACGCCATTAATGAGAAGGGAGTAGCTAATAGTGCTTACACATTGCATGATAAGTTCAATCCATAGCCTATCAAAACCCAATTTTTGCAAAACATCTTCCAATAAAAGCCACTCGACTCTATTATATGATTTGCTCATGTTAAGTTTAAGTGCCAGAAAACCCTCTTCCCTGCCTCTCATTATGTGTTGCATATAATGCAAAGCTTCATAAGCCATAATGATATTATCAAAGATCAATCTCCCGGGAACAAAGGCACTTTGTGTTGGAGATATAATCTCAGGAAGAGTAAGCTTCAATCTATTAGTTAGGACTTTTGCAATTATTTTATAGGCAACATTGCACAGGCTAATTGACCTATAGTCAGTGACCAATTTAGGAATAGTCTTCTTGGGGATCAGAGTGATAAAAGTTTGATTCAGCTCTTTAATGCCTCTCCTATATAGTAGTATGTTCTTCACAGTTGAAACCACATCAACTCCCATAGTGGACCAGTGATCTTGGTAGAAAGCTGCAAGGAAGCCATCTGGGCCCAGAGAACCCAGAGAATTCATCTTAAAGATTGTCGTCTCAATCTCCTCAGTAGAAAAGTCTTTTAGCGGCTGCCTATTCATATCGTCAGATATTCCAGTCTCTAAATTCTCCCGTACTTCTTGAAATCCAAGGATTTTAGATGAAGTTAGAAGGAATTTTCATACTTTTAAGAACGATGAAgaggtttttcaattttaagctatcttataaaaaaaatggtaactAAACCATGTAACATTATCTTCTTACATTTCATATCTTGGGCTATGCAAAAAAGGAATAGGAAtaagttttgaaatttcattGTTCTGATTTGTACAATAGAATTTTGCAGCTTCGCTCAATACTTTACATACCGAGGTTAAGCTAGCAAAATTGTTTTTTCGTGTAATATATTGTTGTCTTCAAAATCTCTTACTTTTCTAGTTAAttgttatggacgtgtttcatCGTCACCACCTCACGAttacctgcaaccaaagagtaagaCGGCTTGGGAGTTCGAGAGAacgcctctgatgcctaagttagtgaCTGAGATAGCTCTTTAATACCAATGAATTAGGTGCTTGTTACATACCTAGATTTCTCTCTTATATAGAGCTTTCGAACCGTTCTGTTGTTAAATGATAATGAACATATTtgttattcaaattcaaacctgAGATGAGGGTTCATCTCTTAGTAAATTTGAATGATAACCGTTTAGATTCCATGTCACCGTTGGATAATTATCCAGTTGGTATTGACAATGGGTTGGATCCTCTTGATACCGAGCTGGGCTCTAAGTAGTGAGGTAGGCTTCGGGCTTGAGTAAGGCCCCAGGCACATGTGGGACTTAACCAGTCAGAATGTCCTTTCCATTAATATCATGATAATTGAGGCCAAGAGCCAAAATTGATCTTGAATATAAATTAAGTCCTACTTAAGTCTAAAAAGGAGGTCCAAGTCATAGTCCATTGTATAGATAAGTCAAAGTAACCTAAAGTGATTATCTAttctcttttataaaatgagCCAAACCCCTATAAGGTGTTTAGATTTAAACAATTTTGCTTCTATTTGAATGGCTATGGAGTAATGTTAAACATTTACTTAATGCTCTTCATATGCTTACCGTGTGAAAGGGAAACTCTGGCCAAGATGCTATTCTTACCATTTTTTATGAGGCAAATACGATGTAaatcttcctttcttttcctttccaagTGAgacatataacataaaaaatatcgttaaagttcatttttttttaactataccATTAGCCAATGATGACCTAGAGTCGTTTGCACCACTGTTTTAAATACCGTatcataccggccggtacggccggtatatGCCGTATTGACCATTTGTCCGGTATATGTATTACATATATTTcataccggcctatatttcggcctttaattttatttttcatttttttaagctataagctcattttttaacccccaattcataCTAGTctgtttataatttaaatatatatgtatttatatataatttattcatatattgactatcccgaaacggtacacgaaacggtaccggtattgaaatatttcgttccagtgccttgaccggtacagtGTTaggtatggtattcaaaacattggtttgcGCTATAAAATTGAACATTGAAATAAAAACAGGTACTTAACCAAGCTATCATAGATAAGAGTTGAGTTCATTATATCAAGATAAGTTTCAAGTAATTAAAAACCATGCAAACGAGAATCAtgttataataatttcaaaagatTGGACATTGACAAGATATTTTGCTTGTACAGTGGTAAACTCTTTTGTATAATTGAGAAATTTATGTCCATATATTTGATACACACATAACCCACATCAGCTTTcggttcaattttttttttatatatgtttccATCATATAGTTAATCGACTAGATCAAGGCATGACAGACGATCTATTCCATTGAGAAACTTGAGTCCTATAAAAAGATGCCACTCTAGGGGGAGAGGGATAGA
This window harbors:
- the LOC121265784 gene encoding uncharacterized protein LOC121265784, which produces MEYSRLFRLLESYELASSQRLNLDKSSIFFISNTKQVVKDIILTTVGIQASKSYESYLGLPSYVGKKKSKAFNSILNKIRSRIRNWKVKLLSQAGNEILLKAVIQAIPNYNMRIFKIPKAILKEINSIMQKFWWGQMGDQSKIH